The Apibacter raozihei genome contains a region encoding:
- the nrfH gene encoding cytochrome c nitrite reductase small subunit, with protein sequence MTILKKIPKKFVFPIFLLISVGCGLIAYLFYISRATSYLSDDPKACVNCHIMTPYYQSWQHSSHGRVTNCNDCHVPHNNVISKYAFKAKDGLYHAAVFTLDMQPQVIRPRKESYEVIMNNCIRCHSDLNTSMVNTGKINYTHTLAGDGKACWECHTEVPHTKNININSSPSAIVPLPPSPVPDWLMRLTEKQKEKENNKIN encoded by the coding sequence ATGACGATTCTTAAAAAAATACCTAAAAAATTTGTTTTTCCCATTTTTTTGTTAATAAGTGTAGGCTGTGGACTTATAGCCTATCTATTTTATATTTCACGGGCGACATCTTATCTTTCAGATGATCCAAAAGCATGCGTGAATTGTCATATTATGACACCCTATTATCAGTCCTGGCAGCATAGTTCACATGGCAGAGTGACAAACTGTAATGATTGTCATGTTCCTCATAACAATGTAATATCCAAATATGCATTCAAAGCCAAGGACGGTTTGTATCATGCTGCTGTATTTACATTAGATATGCAGCCTCAGGTCATTAGACCTCGTAAGGAAAGTTATGAAGTAATTATGAATAACTGCATCCGATGTCATTCAGACTTAAATACCTCCATGGTCAATACTGGGAAAATTAACTATACTCACACATTGGCAGGAGATGGCAAAGCATGCTGGGAATGTCATACGGAAGTGCCACACACCAAAAATATAAATATTAATTCTTCTCCCAGTGCAATAGTGCCTTTACCTCCTTCACCCGTTCCAGATTGGTTGATGAGGTTAACAGAGAAACAAAAGGAAAAAGAGAATAATAAAATAAATTAA
- a CDS encoding 3-deoxy-D-manno-octulosonic acid transferase → MYHTIYKLSIYFLGFGMRVASIFHPKAKLWVNGRKNVFTLIKDKIKPDNKVIWMHASSLGEYEQGLPVLTALKERYPDYKFAISFFSPSGFEVVKDNTWADLVFYLPLDTAYNAEMLIKNLHPEIAIFVKYDFWYNLLIRLSSTKIPIIFISSVFRENQIYFKPVGKWMVSVLKNISCFFVQDEKSKILLNSIGIDKVIVSGDTRFDRVKMLLNRDNHLSWLEKFKDDHILLVAGSTWKEDDIVLEKYVNLDTRLNCKWIIAPHNMDVEHIKNLKSELKLKTILYTEIIDQNLDEFEVLILDTVGLLTKVYSYADIAYVGGAFGKEGVHNVLEPAVFGSPVIFGPVYHKFIEAEELIQAGGAITIQNQSGFDIIISDLLKNKKLRNKIGHEAQNYVLSKPNSTQLILNYLESFQII, encoded by the coding sequence TTGTATCACACTATATATAAACTAAGCATTTATTTTTTAGGATTTGGAATGAGAGTAGCTTCAATTTTTCATCCCAAAGCAAAATTATGGGTAAATGGAAGAAAAAATGTGTTTACCTTAATAAAGGATAAGATTAAGCCGGATAATAAGGTTATCTGGATGCATGCTTCTTCGTTAGGAGAGTATGAACAAGGTCTTCCTGTGCTGACAGCCTTAAAAGAGAGATATCCGGATTACAAATTTGCCATTAGTTTTTTTTCACCTTCAGGTTTTGAAGTTGTCAAAGATAATACTTGGGCTGATTTAGTGTTTTATCTTCCTTTAGATACAGCATACAATGCAGAAATGCTTATAAAAAATTTACATCCGGAAATAGCAATTTTTGTTAAGTATGATTTTTGGTATAATTTGCTTATCAGACTATCCAGTACAAAGATTCCAATTATTTTTATATCTTCAGTTTTTAGGGAAAATCAGATTTATTTTAAGCCAGTCGGTAAATGGATGGTTTCAGTACTGAAAAATATTTCCTGCTTTTTTGTTCAAGATGAAAAATCTAAGATACTGCTAAACTCTATTGGAATAGATAAAGTTATAGTTTCAGGGGATACAAGATTTGACAGGGTGAAAATGCTTTTGAATCGAGATAATCATTTATCATGGTTGGAAAAGTTTAAAGATGACCATATTTTATTGGTTGCCGGAAGTACATGGAAAGAGGATGATATTGTTTTGGAAAAGTATGTGAACTTGGATACCCGGCTTAACTGTAAGTGGATAATTGCTCCTCACAACATGGATGTGGAACATATTAAAAATCTTAAGTCAGAACTAAAGCTAAAAACTATTCTTTATACAGAAATAATAGATCAGAATTTAGATGAATTTGAAGTATTGATTCTGGATACCGTTGGTTTATTAACCAAGGTATATTCGTATGCAGATATTGCATATGTAGGCGGTGCATTCGGAAAAGAAGGGGTTCATAACGTGTTAGAACCTGCAGTTTTTGGTTCACCGGTTATTTTTGGACCTGTTTATCATAAGTTTATAGAAGCCGAAGAATTAATTCAGGCCGGAGGAGCAATCACAATTCAAAATCAGTCAGGATTTGATATAATAATATCAGATCTTCTTAAAAATAAAAAATTAAGAAATAAAATTGGGCATGAGGCTCAAAATTATGTACTTAGCAAACCAAACTCTACTCAACTGATTTTAAATTATTTGGAATCATTCCAAATAATTTAA
- a CDS encoding SRPBCC family protein, whose amino-acid sequence MFKEILINFLTITCCFLLGIISIKYLSVYGLTIFIFLPFLLGAVPSFYVTKIKYKRNVYYQAVINLSISLFLLLFLAMEGIICIIMALPILLLLVLLGALIGKSVAKKFKVNEKLLTVFFLTSSMVFLSFDSKNKASALISVTTEIDINSSVENVWTNVLEFDSISPPKEIIFKTGISYPTDAKIKGRGIGAIRYCNFTTGSFVEPITEWNAPYELKFAVERQPLPMNEMNPFWNIQPLHLKGYFLSKKGEFKLRNIGDNQTQLSGTTWYELNIAPAGYWKLWSDFIIHKIHLRVLNHIKERSELDLCD is encoded by the coding sequence ATGTTTAAAGAAATTTTGATCAATTTTCTAACAATAACCTGTTGTTTTCTTTTAGGAATAATATCAATTAAATATCTGTCGGTTTACGGTCTGACCATCTTTATATTTTTACCCTTTTTATTAGGAGCTGTTCCATCATTTTACGTAACTAAAATAAAATATAAAAGGAATGTATATTATCAGGCTGTTATAAATTTATCTATATCTCTTTTTTTATTGTTATTCTTAGCAATGGAAGGGATCATATGTATAATAATGGCTTTACCCATTTTATTGTTATTAGTACTCTTAGGAGCACTTATAGGTAAGTCAGTAGCGAAAAAATTTAAAGTAAATGAAAAGTTACTGACAGTTTTTTTTCTGACATCTTCAATGGTGTTTTTAAGTTTTGACTCTAAAAATAAAGCATCGGCTCTTATTTCAGTTACGACGGAAATTGATATAAATTCTTCGGTTGAAAATGTTTGGACCAATGTATTAGAATTTGATTCAATTTCACCACCAAAGGAAATCATATTCAAAACGGGTATTTCTTATCCTACCGATGCTAAAATAAAAGGGAGAGGTATTGGAGCTATTAGATATTGCAATTTTACAACCGGTAGTTTTGTCGAACCAATTACAGAGTGGAATGCTCCTTATGAGTTGAAATTTGCTGTTGAACGACAACCATTACCCATGAATGAAATGAACCCTTTTTGGAATATTCAGCCTCTTCATTTAAAAGGATATTTTTTATCAAAAAAAGGAGAGTTTAAGTTGAGAAATATCGGAGATAATCAAACTCAATTATCCGGAACAACTTGGTATGAATTAAATATAGCTCCTGCAGGATATTGGAAATTGTGGTCTGATTTTATCATACATAAAATTCATTTGAGAGTTTTAAATCACATTAAAGAAAGATCGGAATTGGACTTATGTGATTAA
- the proS gene encoding proline--tRNA ligase, giving the protein MATLTSRAEDYSKWYNELVLKADMAENSGVRGCMVIKPYGYAIWEKMQKQLDQMFKDTGHENAYFPLFIPKSYLSKEADHVEGFAKECAVVTHYRLKNSPDGNGVIVDPDAKLEEELIVRPTSETIIWNTYKNWVKSHRDLPILVNQWANVVRWEMRTRLFLRTAEFLWQEGHTAHATQEEAVAEAEQMLRVYAEFVENFMGVPVIKGLKSPAERFAGAEKTYTIEAMMQDGKALQAGTSHFLGQNFAKAFDVKYQSKEGKQEYVWATSWGASTRLIGALIMAHSDDNGLVLPPNIAPIQVVIVPIHRTDEQLEAISAVATELINNLKGRGISVKFDSRTEYKPGWKFNEYELKGVPVRIAIGPKDLENNQVEIARRDTLEKHTHSVDGLDQHIQDLLTEIQQNIYNKAKAHRDSLITEVDTYEDFKKVLSEKGGFISAHWDGTVEVEEKIKAETKATIRCIPLDAKEEEGKCVYSGNPSKKRVLFAIAY; this is encoded by the coding sequence GTATAATGAATTGGTATTAAAAGCGGATATGGCAGAGAACTCCGGTGTTCGGGGGTGTATGGTTATTAAGCCTTACGGATATGCAATATGGGAAAAAATGCAAAAGCAATTGGACCAGATGTTTAAAGATACAGGACATGAAAATGCTTATTTTCCATTATTTATACCTAAATCTTATTTATCTAAAGAAGCTGACCATGTTGAAGGGTTTGCTAAAGAATGTGCTGTTGTAACTCATTATAGACTTAAAAACTCACCCGATGGAAACGGAGTGATAGTTGATCCAGACGCTAAGCTTGAAGAGGAATTGATCGTTAGACCAACCTCCGAAACCATTATCTGGAATACCTATAAAAATTGGGTTAAATCTCATAGAGACTTACCTATTTTAGTTAACCAATGGGCAAATGTGGTACGTTGGGAAATGCGAACACGTTTATTTTTAAGAACAGCCGAATTTTTGTGGCAGGAAGGACATACCGCACATGCAACTCAAGAAGAAGCAGTAGCAGAAGCTGAGCAAATGCTACGCGTCTATGCTGAGTTTGTTGAGAATTTTATGGGAGTTCCGGTAATAAAGGGATTAAAATCTCCAGCTGAACGTTTTGCAGGAGCCGAAAAAACTTACACAATTGAGGCCATGATGCAGGATGGGAAAGCATTACAAGCAGGTACTTCACATTTCTTAGGACAGAATTTTGCTAAAGCCTTTGATGTAAAATATCAATCTAAAGAAGGTAAACAAGAATATGTATGGGCAACTTCGTGGGGCGCATCTACACGTTTGATAGGAGCATTGATAATGGCTCACTCCGATGATAACGGTTTGGTACTTCCTCCTAATATAGCTCCTATACAAGTGGTTATAGTTCCTATTCACAGAACCGATGAGCAATTGGAAGCAATATCTGCAGTGGCCACTGAATTAATAAATAATCTTAAAGGTAGAGGAATCTCTGTAAAATTTGATTCCAGAACCGAATACAAACCGGGTTGGAAATTTAATGAATATGAATTAAAAGGTGTACCTGTTCGTATTGCAATTGGACCTAAAGATTTGGAAAATAATCAGGTGGAAATTGCAAGAAGGGATACTCTTGAAAAACATACTCATTCTGTGGATGGTTTAGATCAGCACATACAGGATTTATTAACAGAAATTCAGCAAAATATTTATAATAAAGCGAAAGCTCATAGAGATTCTTTAATAACAGAAGTAGATACCTACGAAGATTTCAAAAAAGTTTTAAGTGAAAAAGGTGGATTTATTTCTGCACATTGGGATGGTACTGTAGAAGTTGAAGAGAAAATAAAAGCAGAAACGAAAGCTACGATACGCTGTATCCCCTTAGATGCTAAAGAAGAAGAAGGAAAATGTGTTTATTCCGGTAATCCGTCTAAAAAACGTGTTTTATTCGCCATTGCTTATTAG